In Halorientalis sp. LT38, a genomic segment contains:
- the ribB gene encoding 3,4-dihydroxy-2-butanone-4-phosphate synthase gives MSRSDKMHTESRTGVDAALAAFRADEPILIHDAADREGETDLVYPAGAVTPDAVARMRNDAGGLICTALSDGVAAAFDLPFLQDVIEHPAGADHDLAYDERSSFSLTVNHRDTFTGITDEDRSLTITELAAAASDPEATDFADEFRAPGHVHLLRAAPNLLEDRLGHTELGVALAAATDQPPAVVVCEMLDDESGEALSPAAARAYGERNDIPYVEGSEIVDRLR, from the coding sequence ATGTCACGGAGCGATAAGATGCACACCGAGTCCCGGACCGGCGTGGACGCGGCGCTCGCCGCCTTCCGCGCCGACGAGCCCATACTGATCCACGACGCCGCCGACCGCGAGGGCGAGACCGACCTCGTCTACCCGGCGGGCGCCGTCACCCCCGACGCCGTCGCGCGGATGCGCAACGACGCCGGCGGGCTGATCTGTACGGCCCTCTCCGATGGGGTCGCAGCGGCGTTCGACCTGCCGTTCCTCCAGGACGTCATCGAGCACCCCGCCGGGGCCGACCACGACCTCGCCTACGACGAGCGGTCCTCCTTCTCCCTGACCGTGAACCACCGCGACACGTTTACCGGGATCACCGACGAGGACCGCTCCCTGACGATCACCGAACTGGCAGCGGCCGCCAGCGACCCCGAGGCGACCGATTTCGCCGACGAGTTCCGCGCGCCCGGCCACGTCCACCTGCTCCGGGCCGCCCCGAACCTGCTCGAGGACCGGCTGGGCCATACCGAACTCGGCGTTGCGCTCGCTGCCGCGACCGACCAGCCGCCGGCGGTCGTCGTCTGCGAGATGCTCGACGACGAATCGGGCGAGGCCCTCTCGCCCGCCGCCGCCCGCGCGTACGGCGAGCGCAACGACATCCCGTACGTCGAGGGCAGCGAGATCGTCGATCGGCTTCGGTAG
- a CDS encoding DUF120 domain-containing protein, with protein MAQATGEAVGYDELATLKLLALEGALDGQQKVSCSALAEALDASNQTASRRLQRLEDAEYVEREMVTDGQWVAVTPAGESALRREYADYRRIFERDAAIELTGFVTSGMGEGRHYISLPGYMEQFIEKLGYEPFAGTLNVDLTDESVRARAGMASLEPVTIEGWEDDERTYGPAFCYPASVEVGDSIYEPAHVIAPERTHHDEDQLEVIAPAKLRDELGVADDDEVTINVTER; from the coding sequence ATGGCACAGGCTACGGGGGAGGCAGTCGGATACGACGAACTGGCGACGCTGAAGTTGCTGGCTCTGGAGGGCGCGCTCGACGGCCAGCAGAAGGTGTCGTGCTCGGCGCTCGCCGAGGCGCTGGACGCGTCGAACCAGACGGCCTCCCGGCGGCTCCAGCGGCTGGAGGACGCCGAGTACGTCGAACGGGAGATGGTCACCGACGGACAGTGGGTCGCGGTCACGCCCGCCGGCGAATCGGCGCTCCGACGCGAGTACGCCGACTACCGCCGGATCTTCGAGCGCGACGCGGCCATCGAACTCACGGGGTTCGTCACGAGCGGGATGGGCGAGGGTCGCCACTACATCTCGCTGCCGGGCTACATGGAGCAGTTCATCGAGAAGCTCGGGTACGAGCCCTTCGCGGGCACGCTGAACGTCGACCTCACCGACGAGAGCGTCCGCGCCCGCGCCGGGATGGCGTCGCTCGAACCGGTCACCATCGAGGGCTGGGAGGACGACGAGCGCACCTACGGGCCGGCGTTCTGTTACCCGGCGAGCGTCGAGGTGGGCGACTCCATCTACGAACCGGCCCACGTCATCGCGCCCGAGCGCACCCACCACGACGAGGACCAGCTGGAAGTGATCGCCCCGGCGAAGCTCCGGGACGAACTGGGAGTGGCCGACGACGACGAGGTGACGATCAATGTCACGGAGCGATAA